In Haloplanus rubicundus, one DNA window encodes the following:
- a CDS encoding Zn-dependent hydrolase — translation MRIDIDRDRLVETMEEQAAIGGTDGGGLHRLTLSDADAEARDWFADCADEMGMDLRVDAFGNMFARREGADPDAEPVLVGSHLDSQPYGGIFDGALGVVAAIEFVRTLDDDGIETERPVEVVNWTNEEGSRFPPAMQGSGVWAGAHDIEAEYEKTDADGVRLVDELERIGYRGDEPAEPREPYHAYLELHPEQGPFLEETGADVGIVTGIVGLRWAEVTFEGQANHSGTTPMRYRDDALVAASDVVTAIRRLPGSLGERTVATVGSLTVEPNSVNIVPETVQFTTDIRDPDESTLDRGVERMEAEVAAAAEREGVDYDIEHTMRAASVDFPDRPVEAVADAVDDLGYDGRRMVSGAGHDATHTASVCDTAMVFSVSEDGKSHTEDEFTSWADCYSSASVLANAALDLAGRVD, via the coding sequence ATGCGTATCGACATCGACCGCGACCGACTCGTCGAGACGATGGAAGAACAGGCGGCCATCGGTGGGACGGACGGTGGCGGCCTCCATCGGCTCACCCTCTCCGACGCCGACGCGGAGGCCCGCGACTGGTTCGCCGACTGCGCCGACGAGATGGGGATGGACCTCCGGGTCGACGCCTTCGGCAACATGTTCGCCCGGCGCGAGGGCGCCGACCCCGACGCCGAACCGGTACTCGTGGGATCGCACCTCGACTCCCAGCCCTACGGCGGCATCTTCGACGGCGCGCTCGGCGTGGTCGCCGCCATCGAGTTCGTCCGGACGCTCGACGACGACGGCATCGAGACCGAGCGACCGGTCGAGGTGGTCAACTGGACCAACGAGGAGGGGTCGCGGTTCCCGCCGGCGATGCAGGGCAGCGGCGTCTGGGCCGGCGCTCACGACATCGAGGCGGAGTACGAGAAGACCGACGCCGACGGCGTTCGACTGGTGGACGAACTCGAACGGATCGGCTACCGGGGTGACGAACCGGCCGAACCCCGCGAGCCGTACCACGCGTACCTCGAACTCCACCCGGAACAGGGGCCGTTTCTGGAGGAGACGGGCGCGGACGTGGGCATCGTCACCGGCATCGTCGGCCTGCGGTGGGCGGAAGTGACCTTCGAGGGGCAGGCCAACCACTCGGGGACGACGCCGATGCGCTACCGCGACGACGCGCTGGTCGCGGCGTCGGACGTGGTGACGGCGATCCGACGGCTCCCGGGTTCCCTCGGGGAGCGCACCGTCGCCACCGTCGGCTCCCTGACCGTCGAACCGAACTCGGTCAACATCGTCCCCGAGACGGTGCAGTTCACGACGGACATCCGCGACCCCGACGAGTCGACCCTCGACCGCGGCGTCGAGCGGATGGAGGCCGAAGTCGCGGCGGCCGCCGAGCGCGAGGGCGTCGACTACGACATCGAACACACGATGCGGGCGGCGAGCGTCGACTTCCCCGACCGCCCGGTCGAGGCCGTCGCGGACGCGGTCGACGACCTGGGCTACGACGGTCGCCGGATGGTGAGCGGCGCCGGCCACGACGCCACCCACACCGCGTCGGTCTGTGATACGGCCATGGTCTTCTCGGTCAGCGAGGACGGCAAGAGCCACACCGAAGACGAGTTCACGAGCTGGGCGGACTGCTACAGCTCGGCGTCCGTGCTGGCGAACGCGGCTCTCGACCTCGCCGGGCGCGTCGACTGA
- a CDS encoding halo transducer protein: protein MIDHDDSLDGLSLDAAVDGVVARTGDDPDAVRAALGRVTTDGIVRREAVDDALAHVSKVVSTPETRVENAGMLIDDAREAAAAVDHLDSVAERLDDFETRHAAVASRVDDLGDQLQSVVDLANEPDAIYETAVEIRRLNAAANSAQHTADKLGVDAEEFEAWVRTPDRRLAALDDDADAVAGFVDGVAGTFDALAAGDVEADVDPAAVRFDAALRHRVARLLLDDLRAEVDDLRAWPDPGPDDAHGAVDAEGLAALDDRLTGLEERWRSIDDRFDGGPAAAWRDRYGDRLADFEAALDDHAPPVDWRAVESLLGEYRPETESAESA, encoded by the coding sequence GTGATCGACCACGACGACTCGCTCGACGGGCTGTCGCTAGACGCGGCCGTGGACGGGGTCGTCGCCCGGACCGGCGACGACCCCGACGCGGTTCGGGCGGCGCTGGGACGGGTGACGACGGACGGTATCGTGCGCCGCGAGGCGGTCGACGACGCGCTCGCCCACGTCTCGAAGGTGGTGTCGACCCCCGAGACGCGCGTGGAAAACGCCGGGATGCTGATCGACGACGCTCGCGAGGCCGCCGCGGCGGTCGATCACCTAGACAGCGTGGCCGAGCGTCTCGACGACTTCGAGACGCGACACGCGGCGGTCGCGTCCCGTGTCGACGACCTCGGCGACCAGCTTCAGTCGGTCGTCGACCTCGCGAACGAACCCGACGCCATCTACGAGACGGCGGTCGAGATTCGTCGACTCAACGCCGCGGCCAATTCCGCCCAGCACACCGCCGACAAACTCGGCGTCGACGCCGAGGAGTTCGAGGCGTGGGTCCGGACCCCCGACCGTCGGCTGGCCGCCCTCGACGACGACGCCGACGCGGTCGCGGGCTTCGTCGACGGCGTGGCGGGGACCTTCGACGCGCTCGCGGCCGGGGACGTGGAGGCGGACGTCGACCCCGCCGCCGTCCGGTTCGACGCCGCCCTCAGACACCGGGTCGCGCGGCTCCTGCTCGACGACCTGCGTGCCGAGGTCGACGACCTCCGGGCCTGGCCCGACCCCGGTCCCGACGACGCCCACGGCGCCGTCGACGCCGAGGGCCTCGCAGCCCTCGACGACCGTCTCACGGGCCTCGAGGAGCGATGGCGGTCGATCGACGACCGCTTCGACGGGGGGCCGGCGGCCGCGTGGCGGGACCGCTACGGCGACCGGCTGGCCGACTTCGAGGCCGCGCTCGACGACCACGCCCCGCCGGTCGACTGGCGGGCAGTCGAGTCACTGCTCGGCGAGTACCGCCCGGAGACGGAGAGCGCGGAGTCGGCCTGA
- a CDS encoding PstS family phosphate ABC transporter substrate-binding protein, whose protein sequence is MSDNTGTEGGRVSRRAFITTTGAVGIAGLAGCGGQSGGGDGGAGGDGGADPTATEAESDMDSEPTETESSDDGTDGLNTSLLNAEGSSTVYPISNTGSAYWNSNAPPSDGEYWGSNSESTVPGWSQLGEPDMLLADYFAQKFGFEPTEERSSPPFPTTVGLSHSGTGCEAVTEGLVDIGNSSGPITAELDWSEEKAQSEVVDNVVGRDGQPVVVSSDVIDAGVTQLTGEEVRGIYQDEITNWNQIEGVDYDQEIYAIGRAEGSGTDTSFRLNMLGGADAAMPGVDTRFGQNQQVAQAVSQNEGSIAYMALAFTSETVVPVGIDFEGTLYEPDRDAENTIFDSDYPLNRDLHMYTLIEEDNPNGGGYDAREAAFINMFLNEFGQTVFVEGNNYIPLPTSDLESMKEQVSALATEDLIMP, encoded by the coding sequence ATGTCAGACAACACTGGAACCGAGGGCGGTCGAGTTTCGCGGCGGGCGTTCATCACGACGACAGGTGCCGTCGGCATCGCCGGTCTGGCCGGCTGTGGCGGGCAGTCGGGCGGGGGCGACGGCGGCGCCGGCGGCGACGGCGGGGCCGACCCCACGGCCACCGAAGCCGAATCGGATATGGACAGCGAACCGACGGAGACGGAATCGAGCGACGACGGCACCGACGGCCTGAACACCTCGCTGCTCAACGCCGAGGGGTCCTCCACCGTCTACCCAATCTCGAACACCGGCAGTGCCTACTGGAACTCCAACGCACCGCCGAGCGACGGCGAGTACTGGGGATCGAACTCGGAGAGTACCGTCCCCGGTTGGAGCCAGCTCGGCGAGCCGGACATGCTTCTTGCCGATTACTTCGCCCAGAAGTTCGGCTTCGAACCGACCGAGGAGCGCTCCAGCCCGCCGTTCCCGACGACGGTCGGCCTGAGCCACTCGGGAACCGGCTGTGAGGCCGTCACCGAAGGGCTGGTCGACATCGGCAACTCCTCGGGGCCGATCACGGCCGAACTCGACTGGAGCGAGGAGAAGGCCCAGAGCGAGGTCGTCGACAACGTCGTCGGCCGCGACGGCCAGCCTGTCGTCGTCAGTTCGGACGTGATCGACGCCGGCGTCACCCAGCTGACCGGCGAAGAAGTCCGCGGGATCTACCAGGACGAGATCACCAACTGGAACCAGATCGAAGGCGTCGACTACGATCAGGAGATCTACGCCATCGGTCGCGCCGAGGGCTCCGGGACGGACACCTCGTTCCGCCTGAACATGCTCGGCGGCGCCGACGCCGCGATGCCCGGTGTCGACACCCGCTTCGGGCAGAACCAGCAGGTCGCACAGGCCGTCTCCCAGAACGAGGGCTCCATCGCGTACATGGCGCTGGCGTTCACCAGCGAGACCGTCGTTCCGGTCGGCATCGACTTCGAGGGCACGCTCTACGAGCCGGACCGCGACGCGGAGAACACCATCTTCGACAGCGACTACCCGCTCAACCGCGACCTCCACATGTACACGCTGATCGAGGAGGACAACCCGAACGGCGGCGGGTACGACGCCCGCGAGGCCGCGTTCATCAACATGTTCCTCAACGAGTTCGGGCAGACCGTCTTCGTCGAGGGGAACAACTACATCCCGCTGCCGACGAGCGACCTGGAGTCGATGAAAGAGCAGGTCTCGGCGCTCGCCACCGAAGACCTGATCATGCCGTAA
- the pstC gene encoding phosphate ABC transporter permease subunit PstC, whose translation MSSVTRTERLNAAAGRQFQRVRDFVDDTDPAALVVVGVIAVSLLTAFVGFLAVSNLTVLPFLVFVAATGYGWVRHQEETALILTLTMTVSTLLILGLIIVFIFRESVPVIQYETATVFGVEVPGLRMFIQARWDAVSDPIRYSMAPMIHGTLLVTVIATAVAGPLGVAAALFLSEIAPAVVREFVKPGVEILAGIPSIVYGFIGFTILSPWASDQFQTTGQGSYLFVGIVVGLMALPTVVSVAEDALSSVPESMKSGSLAVGTTDWQTMTSITLPAAFSGVSAAVLLGVGRAIGETMAATVMLRGVPRLTEPLVNVFYGQETLTSLIARNYGEADGLQMDALFVAGVILFLTVLAISIGAQYIEWRMRSKLGGEA comes from the coding sequence ATGTCATCAGTAACACGCACCGAACGGTTGAACGCGGCCGCGGGGCGGCAGTTCCAGCGGGTTCGTGATTTCGTCGACGATACCGACCCCGCGGCGCTGGTCGTCGTCGGGGTCATCGCCGTCTCCCTCCTGACGGCCTTCGTCGGGTTTCTCGCGGTGTCGAACCTCACCGTCCTGCCGTTCCTCGTGTTCGTCGCGGCGACGGGGTACGGCTGGGTGCGTCACCAGGAGGAGACCGCGCTGATACTGACGCTGACGATGACGGTTTCGACCCTGCTGATCCTCGGGCTGATCATCGTGTTCATCTTCCGGGAGTCGGTCCCGGTCATTCAGTACGAAACCGCCACCGTGTTCGGGGTGGAGGTGCCGGGACTGCGGATGTTCATCCAGGCTAGGTGGGACGCGGTGTCGGATCCGATCCGGTACTCGATGGCGCCGATGATCCACGGCACTCTGCTGGTGACGGTGATCGCGACGGCGGTGGCCGGGCCGCTCGGCGTCGCCGCCGCGCTCTTCCTGTCGGAGATCGCACCCGCCGTCGTCCGCGAGTTCGTCAAACCGGGCGTCGAGATCCTCGCCGGCATCCCCTCCATCGTCTACGGGTTCATCGGGTTCACGATCCTCAGCCCGTGGGCTTCGGATCAGTTCCAGACCACCGGTCAGGGGAGTTACCTGTTCGTCGGCATCGTCGTCGGGCTGATGGCGCTGCCGACGGTCGTCTCGGTCGCCGAGGACGCCCTCAGCAGCGTCCCCGAGTCGATGAAAAGCGGGTCGCTCGCCGTCGGGACGACCGACTGGCAGACCATGACCTCGATCACCCTGCCCGCGGCCTTCTCCGGCGTCTCCGCGGCGGTCCTCCTCGGCGTCGGGCGCGCCATCGGCGAGACGATGGCCGCGACCGTCATGTTGCGCGGCGTCCCGCGGCTCACCGAGCCGCTGGTGAACGTCTTCTACGGACAGGAGACGCTCACGTCGCTCATCGCCCGCAACTACGGCGAGGCCGACGGTCTCCAGATGGACGCGCTGTTCGTCGCCGGCGTGATCCTCTTTCTCACCGTTCTCGCCATCTCCATCGGCGCGCAGTACATCGAGTGGCGGATGCGCAGCAAGCTGGGGGGTGAGGCCTGA
- the pstA gene encoding phosphate ABC transporter permease PstA, producing MAGATGSRLVDGDTTATDAVAAATVGLSAILFVLAVAAMFERVSLTGTLAGVPTVTLLGGLLIALGVAVGVFGVGSRLGYVETDPDSSAGLIASFGAAVPWFVIGGGVASETLGLGVTGGVAGAAVAGGVAFVATAVPREDVGSTVPLGALLAFVGLVFLTGTIGPGWLWNLGWEQQASITAEFLVPAATLFCALYGGWAAAKAYGRFGARGRHMGAYVLVYLNALSIIAFLFILIAFVVVQGLPGLLTGVQIGAGVGPQLFGSFELPVYVPFVMNGVALLNDFQGVLPAIVGTVWLVVGAVLFAVPLGVGAAIFLTEYAERGRFTQAVEVATNGLWSTPSIVFGLFGFAFLIPRFGNRKSLLAGMLTLGFMLLPLVLITSREAMLSVPDEYRDASAALGVSKWQTVRSVVLPAALPGVVTGVILGVGRIAGETAPILLTMAGGTFVPGAQTVDVVGGFEFTGSPPFVANPELLQATSALPYQLYALITAGVGLGSNVSDPTGFRWATALVLLAVVLSFYAIGIGARYYFRRQLRHD from the coding sequence ATGGCGGGCGCGACCGGGTCGCGGCTCGTCGACGGCGACACGACGGCGACCGACGCCGTCGCCGCAGCGACGGTCGGCCTCTCGGCGATCCTGTTCGTCCTCGCGGTGGCGGCGATGTTCGAGCGGGTGAGCCTCACCGGCACCCTCGCCGGCGTGCCGACGGTGACCCTGCTCGGCGGGCTGTTGATCGCCCTCGGCGTCGCCGTGGGCGTCTTCGGCGTCGGGTCGCGACTCGGCTACGTCGAGACCGACCCCGATTCGAGCGCCGGCCTGATCGCGAGCTTCGGCGCCGCGGTGCCGTGGTTCGTCATCGGTGGCGGGGTCGCCTCGGAGACGCTCGGGCTCGGCGTCACCGGTGGCGTCGCCGGCGCCGCCGTCGCCGGCGGCGTGGCCTTCGTCGCGACCGCCGTCCCTCGAGAAGACGTCGGCTCGACGGTGCCGCTCGGCGCCCTCCTCGCCTTCGTCGGCCTAGTCTTCCTCACCGGAACCATCGGTCCCGGCTGGCTGTGGAACCTCGGCTGGGAACAGCAGGCGTCGATCACCGCCGAGTTCCTCGTGCCGGCCGCGACGCTGTTTTGCGCCCTCTACGGCGGCTGGGCCGCGGCGAAGGCCTACGGCCGCTTCGGCGCCCGCGGCCGACACATGGGCGCGTACGTGCTCGTCTACCTGAACGCGCTCTCCATCATCGCCTTCCTGTTCATCCTGATCGCCTTCGTCGTCGTCCAGGGACTGCCCGGCCTGCTCACCGGCGTCCAGATCGGTGCGGGCGTCGGTCCGCAGCTGTTCGGCTCGTTCGAACTGCCGGTGTACGTCCCGTTCGTCATGAACGGCGTCGCGCTCCTGAACGACTTCCAGGGGGTGCTCCCGGCCATCGTCGGCACGGTCTGGCTGGTCGTCGGCGCGGTGCTGTTCGCGGTGCCGCTGGGCGTCGGCGCGGCCATCTTCCTCACCGAGTACGCCGAGCGCGGCCGGTTCACCCAGGCGGTCGAGGTGGCGACCAACGGCCTCTGGAGTACGCCGAGCATCGTCTTCGGGCTCTTTGGCTTTGCCTTCCTCATCCCCCGGTTTGGCAACCGGAAGTCGCTGCTCGCCGGGATGCTCACGCTCGGGTTCATGCTCCTGCCGCTGGTGCTGATCACGAGCCGCGAGGCGATGCTCTCGGTGCCCGACGAGTACCGCGACGCGAGCGCGGCACTCGGCGTCTCGAAGTGGCAGACCGTCCGCAGCGTCGTCCTCCCGGCCGCGCTACCGGGCGTCGTCACGGGGGTCATCCTCGGCGTCGGCCGGATCGCGGGCGAGACGGCGCCCATTCTGCTGACGATGGCCGGCGGAACCTTCGTCCCCGGGGCACAGACGGTCGACGTCGTCGGCGGCTTCGAGTTCACGGGCTCGCCGCCGTTCGTCGCCAACCCCGAACTCCTGCAGGCGACCTCGGCGCTCCCGTACCAGCTGTACGCCCTCATCACCGCGGGCGTCGGCCTGGGAAGCAACGTCTCCGATCCGACCGGGTTCCGGTGGGCGACGGCGCTCGTCCTGCTCGCCGTCGTCCTCTCGTTTTACGCCATCGGCATCGGGGCGCGCTACTACTTCCGACGGCAACTCAGACACGACTAA
- the pstB gene encoding phosphate ABC transporter ATP-binding protein PstB, translating into MSDSRQTRSQTETRTTGSDQPLETTSGETVEETRAEWVEYDFRGEAKMVAEDLDVHYGDDHALKGVSMEIPEKSVTALIGPSGCGKSTYLRCLNRMNDRINAARVDGSVRLDGKEIYQDGINLVELRKRVGMVFQSPNPFPKSIRDNISYGPRKHGDIETGLLARMLGRDDSEAERELVERALKQAALWDEVHDRLDDNALGLSGGQQQRLCIARCLSVDPEVILMDEPASALDPIATAKIEDLINDLAKEYTVVIVTHNMQQAARISDQTAVFLTGGKLVEYGDTDQIFEDPRSQRVEDYISGKFG; encoded by the coding sequence ATGAGTGATTCACGACAGACACGGAGTCAGACGGAGACCAGGACGACCGGCAGCGATCAGCCGCTCGAAACCACGAGCGGCGAGACGGTCGAAGAGACCAGAGCGGAGTGGGTCGAGTACGACTTCCGGGGCGAGGCGAAGATGGTCGCCGAGGACCTCGACGTGCACTACGGCGACGACCACGCCCTGAAGGGGGTCTCGATGGAGATTCCCGAGAAGAGCGTCACCGCACTCATCGGCCCCTCGGGCTGTGGGAAGTCGACCTACCTTCGCTGTCTCAACCGGATGAACGACCGCATCAACGCCGCCCGCGTCGACGGCTCGGTCCGCCTCGACGGGAAGGAAATCTACCAGGACGGCATCAATCTGGTGGAACTGCGCAAGCGGGTCGGGATGGTGTTCCAGTCGCCGAACCCGTTCCCGAAGTCGATCCGGGACAACATCTCGTACGGCCCCCGGAAACACGGCGACATCGAGACCGGGCTGTTGGCCCGGATGCTCGGCCGCGACGACAGCGAGGCGGAGCGCGAACTCGTCGAGCGGGCGCTCAAACAGGCCGCGCTCTGGGACGAGGTGCACGACCGCCTCGACGACAACGCGCTCGGCCTCTCCGGCGGGCAGCAACAGCGGCTCTGTATCGCCCGGTGTCTGTCCGTCGACCCCGAGGTCATCCTGATGGACGAACCGGCGTCGGCGCTCGATCCCATCGCCACCGCCAAGATCGAGGACCTGATCAACGACCTCGCGAAGGAGTATACGGTCGTCATCGTCACCCACAACATGCAGCAGGCGGCCCGCATCTCGGACCAGACCGCGGTCTTCCTCACCGGCGGCAAACTCGTCGAGTACGGCGACACCGATCAGATATTCGAGGACCCGCGGAGCCAGCGCGTCGAAGACTACATCTCGGGCAAGTTCGGCTAA